A genomic window from Leishmania major strain Friedlin complete genome, chromosome 18 includes:
- the GPI8 gene encoding putative cysteine peptidase, Clan CD,family C13: MTSPTRFTATALLVVALLVLTASSCFPDAYAAIRTAVAAAASAPQGATGKGQSNNWAVIVSSSRYLFNYRHTANALTMYHLLRQHGIDDDHILLFLSDSFACDPRNVYPAEIFSQPPGERDANEHASMNLYGCSAQVDYAGSDVDVRRFLSVLQGRYDENTPPTRRLLSDDKSNIIIYVAGHGAKSYFKFQDTEFLSSSDISETLMMMHQQRRYGRVVFMADTCHAIALCEHVEAPNVVCLAASDAESESYSCQYDGQLGTHLVSFWMNEMYSLLNGTSCSDPLTRRIGNDAVSVLHQSWYNFNYHPYRVEASRNRSKPAHRDAVNDPTALREWIVADFMCGQEQAAVPVDVRYDLE; encoded by the coding sequence ATGACGTCGCCAACACGGTTTACCGCGACGGCATTGCTGGTCGTCGCTCTTCTTGTTCTCACCGCTTCGTCCTGTTTTCCCGACGCGTATGCTGCGATCAGgaccgccgtcgcggccgctgcgtctgcgccgcAGGGGGCGACAGGCAAGGGCCAGAGCAACAATTGGGCTGTCATCGTCTCTTCCTCGCGGTACCTCTTCAACTACCGCCACACCGCCAATGCGCTTACCATGTACCACCTCTTGCGTCAGCACGGCATCGACGACGACCATATTCTTCTCTTTTTGAGTGACAGCTTCGCCTGCGATCCACGAAATGTGTACCCTGCGGAGATCTTTTCGCAGCCCCCCGGAGAGCGCGACGCGAATGAGCATGCGAGCATGAATCTGtacggctgcagcgcgcaaGTGGACTACGCGGGCAGCGACGTGGACGTGCGCCGCTTTCTAAGTGTGCTGCAGGGTCGCTATGACGAGAACACGCCGCCCACGCGGCGGCTCCTTTCGGACGACAAGTCTAACATCATCATCTACGTCGCGGGGCACGGTGCGAAGTCGTACTTCAAGTTTCAGGACACGGAGTTTCTGAGCTCGTCGGACATTTCGGAGACACTCATGATGatgcaccagcagcggcggtacgGTCGCGTTGTTTTCATGGCTGATACATGCCATGCGATTGCGCTGTGCGAGCATGTGGAGGCACCGAACGTTGTGTGTCTCGCCGCCTCCGATGCCGAGTCGGAGAGCTACTCGTGCCAGTACGACGGACAACTTGGCACGCATCTGGTTTCCTTTTGGATGAATGAGATGTACTCGTTGCTGAACGgcacgagctgcagcgaccCGCTCACTCGCCGCATCGGCAACGATGCAGTGTCGGTGCTGCATCAATCGTGGTACAACTTCAATTATCATCCATACCGAGTGGAAGCGAGTCGAAACCGCTCGAAGCCAGCGCACCGCGACGCTGTGAACGACCCGACTGCTCTGAGAGAGTGGATTGTAGCCGACTTTATGTGTGGCCAGGAGCAGGCAGCGGTACCAGTGGACGTTCGCTACGACCTCGAGTAG
- a CDS encoding putative tubulin tyrosine ligase protein — MEHRRTRTGPIRFRCFLRNTILDVMRCRGWIETDSESDWDYYWADVSWIRENYDGLRLDDHQHLNHFRNHYELTRKDTMVRNIKRMVKALEKDGDAEEVAAAWDFFPVTFSLPQDYGLFEQEFRRHPNTIWIMKPPAKAQGKGIFLFSKLSQIAEWRREFKLRHGYLTNSGGGGGGGVMGGGGVNGASSGGGGGGGGSSCSGNGLGSVYGVPEPVEPYLAQRYIANPHLVGGKKYDLRIYVLVQSYQPLTVWLHRTGFARFCHHRYSLDDIDNTYIHVTNVAVQKTYPKYTAASGCKFGIRNLRTILTATHGSARANQLFGDIQQMIMRTLFSVQKIMLQDKHCSELYGYDVMIDDTLHPWLIETNASPSLTAETPADYHLKFNMLKDMFDVIDMEGRRSGEEERVGGFDLIWANGPAGVSTNDNQKTMTSSYLGCANELEIPMSQLRLPPRLQTHSSSEHPLT, encoded by the coding sequence ATGGAGCACcgacgcacccgcaccgGGCCGATCCGGTTCCGCTGCTTTCTGCGCAACACCATCCTTGACGTgatgcgctgccgtggctggATCGAGACGGACAGCGAGTCGGACTGGGATTACTACTGGGCCGACGTCTCTTGGATCCGGGAGAACTACGACGGCCTGCGCCTCGATGACCATCAGCACCTGAACCACTTCCGCAACCACTACGAGCTGACCCGAAAGGACACGATGGTGCGCAACATCAAGAGGATGGTCAAGGCACTGGAGAAAGACGGGGACGCTGAGGAGGTGGCCGCTGCGTGGGATTTCTTCCCTGTCACCTTCTCGCTCCCGCAGGACTACGGTCTGTTCGAGCAGGAGTTCCGCCGGCACCCCAACACGATCTGGATCATGAAGCCGCCGGCCAAGGCGCAGGGCAAAGGCATTTTTCTCTTCTCGAAGCTCTCTCAGATCGCGGAGTGGCGCCGCGAGTTTAAGCTACGCCACGGATACTTGAcaaacagcggcggcggaggcgggggcggggtTATGGGCGGGGGTGGCGTCAACGGGGCGTCTtcgggtggcggtggcggcggcggtggcagctcATGCAGCGGCAACGGGCTAGGAAGCGTGTATGGTGTGCCGGAGCCCGTGGAGCCGTACCTCGCCCAGCGCTACATCGCGAACCCGCATCTCGTCGGCGGCAAGAAATACGACCTGCGCATCTACGTATTGGTTCAAAGCTATCAACCGCTGACGGTGTGGCTGCACCGCACCGGATTCGCGCGCttctgccaccaccgctatTCCCTGGACGATATTGATAACACGTACATCCACGTCACAAACGTGGCTGTGCAGAAGACGTACCCGAAGtacacggcggcgtcggggTGCAAGTTTGGCATTCGAAACCTGCGCACCATcctcaccgccacccacgGCTCGGCCCGCGCGAATCAGCTCTTTGGTGACATCCAACAGATGATCATGCGCACCTTGTTTTCTGTCCAGAAGATTATGCTGCAGGACAAGCACTGTAGTGAGCTGTACGGCTACGACGTCATGATTGACGACACGCTGCACCCGTGGCTCATCGAGACGAacgcgtcgccgtcgctgacggcggagACGCCGGCTGACTACCATCTCAAGTTCAACATGCTGAAAGACATGTTCGATGTCATTGACATGGAGGGCCGGCGCagtggcgaggaggagcgggtgGGTGGCTTTGACCTGATCTGGGCCAACGGCCCTGCTGGCGTCTCCACCAACGATAACCAAAAGACAATGACCTCGTCTTACCTCGGGTGCGCGAATGAGCTTGAGATACCCatgtcgcagctgcgcctgccaCCTCGACTGCAGacccacagcagcagcgagcaccCGCTCACGTGA